One genomic region from Streptomyces sp. NBC_01304 encodes:
- a CDS encoding SbcC/MukB-like Walker B domain-containing protein, giving the protein MNDTLDLDFTSPPPPAPAGNADRFGGRWRLVGAGLSNVWRYGDLNLPAASGRLLLRGPNGTGKTTALEALWPYLLDLNAAKLAAGKARPTTLKLLMSEGAPAKGRRYGYLWLSFAAPAKEAATTADTEDPTDAVVSFGVRLQYSPSSTPAVKVVPFTVPGRPLHELALRAPGGAALEHEEFTTRVEAAGGRVFQEPEDYVEQLAVRIWSTTAGELRELAARLREVRNPTLLGDVSPAAAADALRQSLPGVAGDVLTATAEALAESDTTRAAFERDAQAATVLADFARVWTAHAVDVTRTAHTAAQKAADEAAERGRQVQRSTGLYTRAKDAAEEARAEVQRLDTDHREARAAARAIENSAAYKAHGPITDLRKRLKAEQLAARSGFATLETVTAQARTRTKDAHGALGEVIDDLAELAAAAEAAGSTPPALDALLAHHPRARATRSVADRTIDPGPGLTLTHNRPGLEQLATLWKAAAQAHRATADRAALIKRDHGPVAEAAEAATTTDGKAADAETSCDEARQAADRATAAARTAADQTLADVARWAREHPELRGLHNDVALALPAGEHPVWETGDVDALTGAEPAVVRDQLNAWAEQVLRTGEAIAAVHENAAQAHLADAADLDATAAQHRADARRLRAGQLLPLPRPHWAGAGDDDTALGTLLEWRPALEHADTQRAMIELALAHAGVLGAHLHTGGITTDAWHISPTGPVVEHNLTAVLDVVRDHPHADLARAVLARIELADSATALRDRTALVIGRDGTFAAGPLGAAPAAALAGAEIPAASHIGARTRLARARAKADELDATAQTLEDDAEGRRSVAAQCRQQRDTVRSQTKSFPPRHDLTNAEANRSTTAHAAHELQDTARTLRRQADEAAATHTSLHDAWAQRAQNLGMPTGHDELTTLINNGHAHAEQLATCTQRLIHRFLPKLDRVLRMLPDETALATQLADLQHTAQSAHTTVLETQAELAEAQVHGDADDAARRFEAATALAEDLSAQLVIARETATGAEKQLSTRESELKTAHERLTEARPDQTSTQAHLAALLAWPPLAQALGIDADLTAPDAHRADGSGPQLLATAEALLARRPTASKRTLGEHYDEVRAELAQTWTVARDDPPTGLDELDTFVFTHAETRYDPLSAATRAQTLAAQARGALDAAEAAALRDFVIGRLPAAIGTAWVALMDWKKSVNEKMRAAQASSGVGVQVHIGLRDDLDAATRTVYELSCKVSDAVRTETQKQQVGQALQALLAAADGTTMTERLTAAVDIRDWVDVHYLVERPGPEGTPVSRRWGSRTGLSGGERRLVVLAPMLAAIAANYDRFTDTGLRLVPLDEVPAEVDERGREGLARYLAALDLDILCTSYLWDGAPGAWDGIDAHDLEAGSDETVVAFPMLIRGLHPLPGDTDINTLPGSPA; this is encoded by the coding sequence GTGAACGACACCCTCGATCTGGACTTCACCTCCCCGCCCCCGCCTGCACCGGCCGGCAACGCCGACCGGTTCGGCGGCCGCTGGCGGCTGGTCGGCGCCGGCCTGTCCAATGTGTGGCGCTACGGCGACCTGAACCTGCCTGCAGCATCGGGACGCCTGCTGCTGCGCGGGCCCAACGGGACGGGCAAGACCACCGCCCTGGAAGCGCTGTGGCCCTACCTGCTCGACCTGAATGCCGCCAAACTCGCCGCCGGCAAAGCACGCCCGACCACCTTGAAACTCCTCATGAGCGAAGGAGCCCCGGCCAAGGGCCGCCGCTACGGCTACCTCTGGCTGAGTTTCGCCGCCCCCGCCAAAGAAGCAGCGACCACAGCCGACACCGAGGACCCAACTGACGCAGTGGTGAGTTTCGGAGTCAGGCTGCAGTACTCGCCGAGTTCCACCCCCGCAGTGAAGGTCGTCCCGTTCACGGTGCCCGGCCGCCCCCTGCACGAGCTGGCTCTGCGTGCCCCGGGCGGGGCCGCGCTGGAACACGAGGAGTTCACCACCCGCGTCGAAGCCGCGGGCGGGCGAGTCTTCCAGGAGCCGGAGGACTACGTCGAGCAGCTGGCCGTCCGGATCTGGTCCACCACGGCCGGCGAACTGCGCGAACTCGCCGCGCGCCTGCGGGAAGTCCGCAATCCGACCCTGCTGGGCGATGTCTCCCCGGCCGCGGCCGCCGACGCACTGCGCCAGTCGCTCCCGGGTGTGGCCGGTGACGTGCTGACGGCGACCGCAGAGGCGCTCGCCGAATCCGACACCACCCGCGCGGCGTTCGAGCGGGACGCGCAAGCCGCCACGGTCCTGGCCGACTTCGCCCGCGTGTGGACCGCTCATGCCGTCGACGTCACCCGGACCGCGCACACCGCGGCGCAGAAGGCCGCCGACGAAGCGGCAGAGCGCGGTCGGCAGGTTCAGCGAAGCACAGGTCTGTACACCCGGGCGAAGGATGCAGCAGAGGAGGCGCGAGCGGAGGTCCAGCGGCTTGACACCGACCACCGTGAGGCACGGGCAGCCGCCCGCGCCATCGAGAACTCCGCAGCGTACAAGGCCCATGGGCCCATCACGGATCTGCGTAAACGACTCAAGGCCGAACAGCTGGCAGCACGCAGCGGGTTCGCCACCCTGGAGACCGTCACCGCCCAGGCCCGTACTCGCACCAAGGACGCCCATGGGGCTCTGGGCGAGGTCATCGACGACCTCGCCGAACTCGCTGCCGCTGCCGAGGCTGCCGGCAGTACGCCGCCCGCGCTCGACGCCCTGCTGGCCCACCATCCCCGCGCCCGCGCCACCCGTTCCGTCGCCGACCGCACCATCGACCCGGGCCCCGGCCTGACCCTCACCCATAACCGCCCGGGCCTTGAACAGCTCGCCACCCTCTGGAAGGCCGCGGCACAGGCCCATCGCGCCACAGCCGACCGAGCAGCACTGATCAAGCGCGACCACGGGCCGGTCGCGGAGGCCGCCGAGGCAGCCACGACAACAGACGGCAAAGCCGCCGACGCCGAAACCAGCTGTGACGAGGCCCGCCAGGCAGCCGACCGCGCCACAGCAGCTGCCCGCACAGCCGCCGACCAGACACTCGCCGACGTCGCCCGCTGGGCACGCGAGCATCCTGAACTGCGCGGCCTGCACAACGATGTGGCCCTGGCGCTTCCTGCTGGCGAGCACCCGGTGTGGGAGACAGGCGACGTAGACGCTCTCACCGGCGCGGAACCCGCCGTGGTACGCGATCAACTCAACGCATGGGCCGAGCAAGTCCTGCGCACCGGCGAAGCCATCGCTGCTGTCCACGAGAATGCCGCCCAGGCCCACCTCGCCGACGCAGCGGATCTCGATGCCACTGCCGCACAGCACCGCGCCGACGCCCGCCGGCTGCGCGCCGGGCAGCTGCTGCCGCTGCCGCGCCCGCACTGGGCGGGAGCAGGCGATGACGACACCGCGCTCGGAACGCTGCTGGAATGGCGCCCCGCCCTCGAGCATGCAGATACACAGCGGGCGATGATCGAGCTCGCCCTCGCCCATGCCGGCGTGCTCGGCGCCCACTTGCACACCGGCGGCATCACCACCGACGCCTGGCACATCAGCCCCACAGGTCCAGTGGTGGAACACAACCTGACTGCCGTACTGGACGTCGTCCGCGACCACCCGCATGCCGATCTCGCCCGCGCCGTCCTGGCCCGCATCGAGCTGGCCGACAGCGCCACCGCTCTGAGGGACCGCACCGCTCTTGTGATCGGACGCGACGGCACGTTCGCTGCCGGCCCGCTCGGAGCGGCACCCGCTGCTGCCCTGGCCGGCGCCGAGATCCCCGCCGCGTCACATATCGGCGCCCGCACACGCCTGGCCCGGGCCCGCGCCAAGGCCGACGAACTCGACGCCACCGCACAGACCCTCGAAGACGACGCCGAGGGCAGGCGTAGCGTCGCTGCACAGTGCCGTCAGCAACGCGACACCGTCCGCAGCCAAACGAAATCCTTCCCCCCACGACACGACCTGACCAACGCCGAGGCCAATCGGTCCACCACTGCTCATGCAGCGCATGAGCTCCAGGACACTGCACGAACCCTGCGCCGCCAAGCGGACGAAGCCGCAGCCACGCACACCAGCCTGCATGACGCCTGGGCACAGCGCGCCCAAAACCTGGGCATGCCCACCGGCCACGACGAACTGACCACACTGATCAACAACGGTCACGCTCACGCTGAACAGCTGGCCACATGCACCCAGCGGCTCATCCACCGCTTCCTGCCCAAACTCGACCGCGTCCTGCGCATGCTTCCCGATGAAACCGCACTGGCCACTCAACTCGCCGATCTCCAGCACACCGCGCAGAGCGCACACACCACCGTGCTCGAAACCCAGGCCGAGCTGGCCGAGGCCCAGGTGCACGGCGATGCCGACGACGCCGCCCGCCGCTTCGAAGCCGCCACCGCACTTGCCGAGGACCTCTCTGCGCAGCTCGTCATCGCCCGAGAAACAGCCACCGGCGCAGAAAAGCAACTCAGCACCCGCGAAAGCGAACTGAAGACCGCGCACGAACGACTCACCGAAGCACGTCCCGACCAGACATCCACCCAGGCGCACCTGGCCGCACTGCTCGCCTGGCCGCCCCTGGCCCAGGCCCTGGGCATCGACGCCGACCTCACCGCCCCCGATGCCCACCGCGCGGACGGCTCTGGCCCACAGCTCCTCGCCACGGCGGAAGCTCTGCTCGCCCGCCGCCCCACCGCCTCGAAGCGAACCCTCGGCGAGCACTACGACGAGGTCCGCGCCGAACTCGCCCAGACCTGGACCGTCGCCCGCGACGACCCGCCCACCGGACTCGACGAACTCGACACATTCGTCTTCACCCACGCAGAAACCCGCTATGACCCGCTCAGCGCCGCAACCCGCGCGCAGACCCTGGCCGCCCAGGCCCGGGGCGCCCTCGACGCCGCCGAAGCAGCGGCACTGCGGGACTTCGTCATCGGCCGCCTGCCTGCCGCCATCGGCACCGCATGGGTGGCCCTGATGGACTGGAAGAAATCGGTCAACGAGAAGATGCGCGCAGCCCAGGCATCCTCAGGGGTCGGCGTCCAAGTCCACATCGGGCTGCGCGACGACCTCGACGCCGCCACCCGCACCGTGTACGAGCTGTCCTGCAAAGTCAGCGATGCCGTCCGCACCGAAACGCAGAAACAACAAGTCGGGCAAGCGCTGCAGGCGCTGCTGGCCGCCGCCGACGGCACCACCATGACCGAACGCCTCACCGCAGCAGTCGACATCCGCGACTGGGTCGACGTCCACTACCTCGTCGAACGCCCCGGCCCCGAGGGCACCCCCGTCTCCCGGCGATGGGGCTCACGCACCGGCCTGTCCGGCGGCGAACGACGCCTGGTCGTCCTGGCACCCATGCTCGCCGCCATCGCAGCCAACTACGACCGCTTCACCGATACCGGCCTGCGCCTGGTCCCCCTCGACGAAGTTCCCGCCGAGGTCGACGAACGCGGCCGCGAAGGACTCGCCCGCTACCTTGCCGCACTCGACCTGGACATCCTGTGCACCTCTTACCTCTGGGACGGCGCCCCCGGCGCCTGGGACGGCATCGACGCCCACGACCTCGAAGCAGGCAGCGACGAAACCGTCGTCGCCTTCCCCATGCTGATCCGCGGCCTGCACCCACTTCCCGGCGACACCGACATCAACACCCTGCCCGGGAGCCCGGCATGA
- a CDS encoding DUF2398 family protein, whose amino-acid sequence MSETPRDEPPAPDLAPATEATPPAPRPRKAWRPEADSEAAALLRHLAATPWLVGGRDDATIAAVRRNESALRAAVARLGWVLVIERDLVRLRKSAPPRPAVWAQQGPSPATCSWFFLLVAAAESMPPRAALGQLVTAARTAAAEAALPSRNDMAERRAIVAALRMLDERGVVERLDGDLDGYLHDEQAPVLLAVHHTRLAHVVANPGTLDPAADPQGWLEQAQREPDAARRMRRALVDDTCVHTALLDEAEAQWLSQRARGDDGAPLATAFGLVLERRAEGAAFVVPDEAFRHFRELGPMPFPMPGTVAHAALLLLDHATLHGITGNGPGPGWRGLTQQQVVAALTEFADDNASGKGGWGAEYSSDPLLLAARVRDLLTGTNLIHFTSAEPSDSDTADSMWWLAPTTGRWAKEGTAVPKTARTRPGSTAAKRPPDRPHQRSARMQEGPDLFSALAAEPQEERSS is encoded by the coding sequence ATGAGCGAGACACCCCGCGACGAGCCTCCCGCACCCGATCTGGCGCCCGCCACAGAAGCGACGCCACCAGCGCCCCGCCCGCGAAAGGCCTGGCGGCCTGAGGCCGACTCTGAGGCAGCGGCACTGCTGCGCCACCTCGCGGCCACCCCCTGGCTGGTCGGCGGCCGCGACGACGCGACCATCGCCGCCGTACGCCGTAACGAGAGCGCACTACGCGCTGCCGTCGCCCGGCTGGGATGGGTCCTGGTCATCGAACGCGACCTGGTACGACTGCGTAAAAGCGCACCGCCGCGCCCGGCGGTCTGGGCCCAGCAGGGCCCCAGCCCGGCAACCTGCTCCTGGTTCTTTCTGCTGGTCGCTGCCGCCGAGTCGATGCCCCCGAGGGCCGCCCTGGGACAGCTGGTCACCGCCGCCCGCACGGCTGCCGCGGAAGCCGCACTGCCCTCCCGCAACGACATGGCCGAGCGCCGCGCCATCGTGGCCGCACTGCGCATGCTCGACGAACGCGGCGTCGTCGAGCGCCTCGACGGCGACCTGGACGGCTACCTGCACGACGAGCAGGCTCCCGTCCTGCTCGCCGTCCACCACACCCGGCTGGCGCATGTGGTGGCCAACCCGGGCACCCTCGACCCGGCTGCCGACCCGCAAGGATGGCTCGAGCAAGCACAACGCGAACCAGACGCGGCCCGCCGGATGCGCCGCGCCCTGGTCGACGACACCTGCGTGCACACCGCGCTCCTGGACGAGGCCGAGGCCCAGTGGCTGAGCCAACGCGCCCGCGGCGACGACGGCGCCCCCCTGGCAACAGCATTCGGCCTGGTCCTGGAACGCCGCGCAGAGGGCGCGGCATTCGTGGTGCCGGACGAGGCCTTCCGCCACTTCCGTGAACTCGGCCCGATGCCCTTCCCCATGCCGGGCACCGTCGCGCACGCCGCGCTGCTACTGCTCGACCACGCCACCCTCCACGGCATCACCGGCAACGGCCCCGGCCCCGGCTGGCGCGGCCTGACCCAGCAGCAAGTGGTCGCGGCCTTGACGGAATTCGCCGACGACAACGCCAGCGGAAAGGGCGGCTGGGGCGCTGAGTACTCCAGCGACCCCCTCCTGCTGGCGGCCAGGGTCCGCGACCTGCTGACCGGCACGAACCTGATCCACTTCACCTCCGCCGAACCGTCGGACAGCGACACCGCCGACTCGATGTGGTGGCTGGCCCCCACCACCGGCCGCTGGGCGAAAGAAGGCACCGCCGTGCCCAAAACCGCCCGCACCCGGCCCGGCTCTACGGCCGCCAAGCGCCCACCCGACCGCCCGCACCAACGCAGTGCACGGATGCAAGAAGGCCCGGACCTTTTCAGTGCCTTGGCGGCCGAGCCGCAGGAGGAGCGCTCATCGTGA
- a CDS encoding DUF2397 domain-containing protein, whose amino-acid sequence MPTQEPEFAGSDDARQVVGYLVRPESGDYIAIMDVLEGSVTDLTAAEVAAALAANGLRMDTRVVETRLDALKAMNAVSVRSDTSRARRYAEILARNWRYTASPAGRHVQRFYRQVLAGTATVREIPIVSLNRIVTHLEELAAALGAHDPNIERVGAACMDAVGAVFTSHDDLDAALVGAEDVLMSLADRFDLDEERTHDLKGLLVDYATRVAAELDSGSARAAAALSVLKPWFVLLAHSAVDASQARDLITAGALSASRGGRIEDWDGLCAWFDARTGRAARFSLRLVRTLPGMHANLRRLHSSAGTASSRSRALLLAQAVLTPEVGVQIFQAAVGDHSWRKLYGQADEDEAVRNPSWRGGPQVPVPTLLRTAGRSGPRGRGAAPRDDTATKAQVAEARARRQSEHSAAVGAVLAAIPGQQLDESAARIALAALMTAARAGARGPQRTGVSGGLACTLVHTGTGTGTGTLDAPTWRVLLPGRIPLFHKPGQRPSAAALAALAGTTVSNDPAPRAAIHLTGSRAVQRRVGLEASDAHTAQEGAA is encoded by the coding sequence GTGCCGACACAGGAGCCGGAGTTCGCAGGATCCGACGATGCGCGGCAGGTTGTGGGATATCTGGTGCGACCAGAGTCCGGCGACTACATCGCAATCATGGATGTGCTTGAGGGATCGGTAACCGACCTGACGGCCGCCGAAGTGGCAGCAGCCCTCGCGGCCAACGGGCTTCGCATGGATACACGGGTGGTCGAGACTCGCCTGGATGCGCTCAAAGCAATGAACGCGGTCTCGGTGCGCTCGGACACCAGCCGTGCACGCCGGTACGCCGAGATCTTGGCACGGAACTGGCGCTACACCGCCAGTCCGGCAGGCCGGCACGTCCAGCGTTTCTACCGGCAGGTCCTGGCCGGGACGGCGACCGTGCGGGAAATCCCGATCGTGTCACTGAATCGCATTGTCACGCACCTTGAGGAACTCGCGGCCGCCCTGGGCGCGCACGACCCGAACATCGAGCGTGTCGGCGCTGCATGCATGGACGCGGTGGGGGCCGTGTTCACCAGCCATGACGATCTGGACGCTGCCCTGGTGGGTGCCGAGGACGTCCTGATGAGCCTGGCCGACCGGTTCGATCTGGACGAGGAACGCACCCATGACCTCAAGGGGCTGCTGGTCGACTATGCCACCCGGGTTGCCGCCGAGCTGGACTCAGGTTCCGCGCGCGCCGCAGCCGCCCTGAGTGTTTTGAAGCCGTGGTTCGTGCTGCTGGCGCATTCCGCGGTCGATGCCTCCCAGGCCCGCGACCTCATCACGGCCGGTGCGCTCAGCGCCTCCCGCGGCGGACGCATCGAGGACTGGGACGGGCTGTGCGCCTGGTTCGATGCCCGCACCGGACGCGCGGCACGGTTCTCGCTGCGTCTGGTGCGCACGCTGCCGGGCATGCACGCCAACCTGCGCCGACTGCATTCCTCGGCGGGCACCGCCTCCAGCCGCAGCCGGGCACTCCTGCTGGCCCAGGCGGTACTGACCCCCGAGGTGGGGGTGCAAATCTTCCAAGCCGCGGTCGGGGACCACTCCTGGCGCAAGCTCTACGGCCAGGCCGACGAGGACGAAGCCGTCCGCAATCCGTCCTGGCGCGGCGGACCGCAGGTCCCGGTGCCCACACTGCTGCGCACCGCCGGCCGCTCCGGTCCGCGCGGCCGGGGCGCCGCACCCCGCGACGACACAGCAACAAAGGCGCAGGTGGCCGAAGCCCGGGCCCGCCGCCAAAGCGAACACAGTGCCGCTGTCGGCGCGGTCCTGGCCGCGATACCCGGACAACAACTGGACGAGAGTGCTGCCCGCATCGCCCTCGCCGCCCTCATGACCGCCGCCCGCGCGGGCGCGAGGGGACCGCAACGCACCGGCGTCAGCGGCGGACTGGCCTGCACCCTCGTCCACACCGGAACCGGCACCGGCACCGGCACGCTGGACGCCCCCACCTGGCGCGTGCTCCTGCCCGGCCGCATCCCCTTGTTCCACAAACCCGGCCAGCGCCCCTCCGCCGCTGCCCTCGCTGCCCTCGCGGGCACCACCGTGAGCAACGACCCAGCGCCACGCGCCGCCATCCACCTCACCGGATCCCGCGCGGTTCAGCGCCGCGTCGGCCTTGAGGCATCCGATGCCCATACAGCGCAGGAGGGCGCCGCATGA
- a CDS encoding helix-turn-helix domain containing protein: MPRRTTPPAPGQLNEAAQLADRLQAVGYNRRDIARIINRDASLVSQFYTKNKGAAFVTALREVLDAVTTAGIIEVPELAALAARHITRRTTRSGTQARVRHKAVLITPTGTGTGRVGAQAIASGSARLRPLIAEAARQGLRLAFTVRLGKTGYLHPSGSRTDSPGIRRDVIQRADHTEERSYGSAATGGFDAADFARRVDAAGGDVTAAVHQWLVETSRIHPHAHITHLEVRTWRPR, translated from the coding sequence ATGCCCCGCCGCACCACCCCGCCCGCCCCGGGGCAGTTGAACGAGGCCGCCCAGCTCGCCGACCGACTCCAGGCCGTCGGCTACAACCGACGCGACATCGCCCGCATCATCAACCGCGACGCCTCCCTGGTCTCGCAGTTCTACACCAAGAACAAAGGCGCAGCCTTCGTCACCGCCCTGCGCGAAGTCCTTGACGCCGTCACCACCGCAGGGATCATCGAGGTGCCCGAACTCGCAGCCCTGGCTGCCCGCCACATCACCCGCCGAACCACCCGCTCCGGCACCCAGGCCCGTGTCCGCCACAAGGCCGTCCTGATCACCCCCACCGGCACCGGCACCGGTCGCGTCGGCGCTCAGGCGATCGCCTCCGGCTCCGCCCGCCTGCGCCCTCTGATCGCCGAAGCCGCCCGCCAAGGCCTGCGCTTGGCTTTCACCGTGCGCCTGGGCAAGACCGGCTACCTGCACCCCTCCGGCAGCCGCACCGACTCACCCGGCATCCGCCGCGACGTCATCCAACGCGCCGACCACACCGAGGAACGCTCCTACGGATCAGCGGCAACCGGCGGATTCGACGCCGCCGACTTCGCCCGCCGCGTTGATGCCGCAGGCGGAGACGTCACTGCCGCCGTGCACCAGTGGCTGGTTGAAACGAGCCGCATCCACCCCCACGCTCACATCACCCACCTCGAAGTCCGCACCTGGCGCCCGCGCTGA
- a CDS encoding coiled-coil domain-containing protein has protein sequence MDAQSYTAALADLRAVRDDIKKAQAALAKLEAARDKQITALAGYEKAKAERIAPAAGLSLAEVVALAPALAPASLTAPADQAPASATAQSPVAAPAASGSDGSDAAAVPSASPVEDTPDAVPHQAASPPAPPAAAAVQDLVPPAALGAPRTLPSIAEGAAGDGWFTHTANLVSQRPNFTQQARSTVFLDTTTGVLVHRNQRTRLELKTGAVGEILTAVAHTVPDGVERIYITAGDPWHHDAERYPYLRDAVAAWLNAPAEGWRTDTGRGKDKMAGHFVHPRNPVGRYQSNDGHAHVEIRSVGEWFDADGADPATVRDAFVLLWKALRQHFDDAVIMGSPSQTGRDLWTRTIPARGQHAEGYPVLSEELRGLLHATAGQGRTELITPPRVPEQLPQLVEYDRTFAYAKHTWKSPVGTPRRITAAAFAALSEKEQTKALFGCGHWHVRVTVPDTWNHVGLLPAPAPGERAWHYPATPGTTFTTWAGGPEIHTALANPLTPWKVDILEGILFDDGKPLDDWSKKLKEAWTNLTAQSRIHGDPQQATAAHLAARAVRAILLYGIGSFAQRPRMVTGTTPRHLERDVPADAEIIGFDNELITWQRPTGFTRDPNAHPEWAAAIWSAARAALLTQRHREDDTYAGALHTQPGSVIAFRTDALYLTQPQTWPCHQQPGDYLYKGHLTGPIPAPTTEEDLLALRDAGRAALASTSQGT, from the coding sequence ATGGACGCACAGAGCTACACCGCCGCTCTCGCCGACCTGCGTGCGGTGCGCGACGACATCAAGAAGGCCCAGGCCGCCCTGGCCAAGCTGGAGGCTGCGCGGGACAAGCAGATCACGGCGCTGGCCGGGTATGAGAAGGCGAAGGCCGAGCGGATCGCGCCCGCCGCCGGGCTGAGTCTGGCCGAGGTCGTCGCTCTCGCTCCCGCTCTGGCCCCCGCTTCCCTCACCGCCCCCGCCGATCAGGCGCCCGCCTCGGCAACTGCCCAGTCTCCTGTGGCAGCCCCAGCCGCCTCGGGCAGCGACGGAAGCGACGCAGCGGCCGTGCCGTCTGCCTCACCGGTCGAGGACACCCCGGACGCAGTGCCCCATCAGGCGGCCAGTCCGCCGGCACCGCCCGCCGCTGCCGCGGTGCAGGACCTGGTGCCACCGGCGGCCCTCGGCGCGCCGCGGACCTTGCCGTCCATTGCCGAAGGAGCGGCGGGGGACGGCTGGTTCACGCATACCGCGAACCTCGTCTCGCAGCGCCCCAACTTCACCCAGCAGGCCCGCTCCACCGTCTTCCTGGACACCACCACCGGCGTCCTGGTCCACCGCAACCAGCGCACCCGCCTGGAGTTGAAGACCGGAGCGGTCGGCGAGATCCTCACTGCCGTCGCCCACACCGTCCCCGACGGGGTGGAGCGCATCTACATCACCGCCGGGGACCCCTGGCATCACGACGCGGAGCGCTACCCCTATCTGCGCGATGCGGTCGCCGCCTGGCTGAACGCCCCTGCCGAGGGCTGGCGTACTGACACCGGCCGCGGCAAGGACAAGATGGCCGGACACTTCGTCCACCCCCGCAACCCCGTCGGCCGCTACCAGAGCAACGACGGCCACGCGCATGTGGAGATCCGCTCGGTGGGGGAGTGGTTCGACGCCGACGGCGCCGACCCCGCCACCGTCCGCGACGCCTTCGTGCTGCTGTGGAAGGCACTGCGCCAGCACTTCGACGACGCCGTCATCATGGGCTCGCCCTCCCAGACCGGCCGCGACCTGTGGACCCGCACCATCCCCGCCCGCGGACAGCACGCCGAGGGCTACCCGGTGCTCTCCGAGGAACTGCGCGGCCTGCTGCACGCCACCGCCGGCCAGGGCCGCACCGAACTGATCACCCCGCCCCGCGTCCCGGAACAACTTCCCCAACTCGTCGAGTACGACCGCACCTTCGCCTACGCCAAGCACACCTGGAAATCCCCTGTCGGCACGCCGCGCCGCATCACCGCCGCCGCCTTCGCCGCCCTCAGCGAGAAGGAACAGACCAAGGCGCTCTTCGGCTGCGGCCACTGGCACGTACGGGTCACCGTCCCCGACACCTGGAACCACGTCGGCCTCCTGCCCGCCCCCGCCCCCGGCGAGCGCGCCTGGCACTACCCGGCGACGCCGGGCACCACCTTCACCACCTGGGCCGGCGGCCCCGAAATCCACACCGCCCTGGCCAACCCCCTCACCCCGTGGAAGGTCGACATCCTCGAGGGCATCCTGTTCGACGACGGCAAACCCCTGGACGACTGGTCCAAGAAACTCAAAGAAGCCTGGACCAACCTCACCGCCCAGTCCCGCATCCACGGCGACCCGCAGCAGGCCACTGCCGCCCACCTCGCCGCCCGCGCGGTGCGCGCCATCCTCCTGTACGGCATCGGCTCCTTCGCCCAGCGCCCCCGCATGGTCACCGGCACCACCCCCCGCCACCTCGAACGCGACGTGCCCGCAGACGCCGAAATCATCGGCTTCGACAACGAGTTGATCACCTGGCAGCGGCCCACCGGCTTCACCCGCGACCCCAACGCCCACCCCGAATGGGCCGCCGCCATCTGGTCCGCCGCCCGCGCCGCCCTGCTCACCCAGCGCCACCGCGAGGACGACACCTACGCCGGCGCCCTGCACACCCAACCCGGCAGCGTCATCGCCTTCCGCACCGACGCCCTCTACCTCACCCAGCCCCAGACCTGGCCCTGCCACCAACAGCCCGGCGACTACCTCTACAAGGGCCACCTCACCGGACCCATCCCCGCCCCCACCACCGAAGAAGACCTCCTGGCCCTGCGCGATGCCGGACGCGCCGCCCTGGCCTCCACCAGTCAGGGGACCTGA
- a CDS encoding helix-turn-helix domain-containing protein, with protein MLLTTGQAAQELGCAVTTFRRLVHAGLLLGLSRRGVRVMVPLATVQALTARQLAPLERLKAPEVAVLRVDAAQQVDEDDRRWIGFSTALGPDDLLRALRGWWRCDAPSVAAGGVLPVTVSGYVVAVLTGLETWEKNEHGRHAFPKARLAGYVTDLAAPAMELTGTTPADRQLARLLLGTRLPSHAGGPIAYVTTRPTG; from the coding sequence GTGCTGTTGACCACGGGGCAGGCTGCGCAGGAACTCGGCTGTGCCGTCACGACCTTCCGCCGCCTGGTCCATGCCGGACTGCTGCTGGGTCTGTCGCGGCGTGGCGTGCGCGTGATGGTTCCGCTCGCGACTGTCCAGGCCCTTACGGCACGTCAGCTCGCCCCGCTGGAGCGGCTGAAGGCCCCCGAGGTCGCGGTACTGCGCGTCGATGCCGCCCAGCAGGTCGACGAGGACGACCGCCGGTGGATCGGCTTTTCCACGGCCCTGGGGCCGGATGATCTCCTTCGGGCGTTGCGCGGCTGGTGGCGTTGTGACGCGCCGAGTGTCGCGGCCGGGGGAGTGCTGCCGGTAACCGTGTCCGGCTACGTGGTCGCCGTACTCACCGGCCTGGAGACGTGGGAGAAGAACGAACACGGCCGCCACGCCTTCCCGAAGGCGCGGCTGGCCGGCTACGTCACCGATCTCGCCGCCCCGGCCATGGAATTGACCGGAACCACCCCGGCCGACCGGCAACTCGCGCGCCTGCTGCTGGGCACCCGCCTGCCCTCCCACGCCGGCGGTCCGATCGCCTACGTCACCACCCGCCCCACCGGCTGA